In one Lolium rigidum isolate FL_2022 chromosome 3, APGP_CSIRO_Lrig_0.1, whole genome shotgun sequence genomic region, the following are encoded:
- the LOC124701613 gene encoding calcium-transporting ATPase 2, plasma membrane-type-like — translation MENYLNENFGGVMPKHSSDEALGRWRKVVGVVKNPKRRFRFTANLGKRSEAAAMKRTNQEKLRVAVLVSKAALQFIHGLAPQTEYTVPADVKAAGYGICAEELSSVVESHDLKKLKAHGGTEGLLSKVSTSESDGVSTSKGKLASRQEIFGINKFAETESRSFWVFVWEALQDMTLMILAACAFFSLLVGIATEGWPKGAHDGLGIVASILLVVFVTATSDYRQSLQFKDLDKEKKKITVQVTRSGYRQKLSIYDLLVGDIVHLSIGDQVPADGLFVSGFSLLINESSLTGESEPVAVNAENPFLLSGTKVQDGSCKMLVTTVGMRTQWGKLMATLTEGGDDETPLQVKLNGVATIIGKIGLVFAVVTFAVLTESLFRRKIMDGSYLSWTGDDALELLEFFAIAVTIVVVAVPEGLPLAVTLSLAFAMKKMMNDKALVRHLAACETMGSATSICSDKTGTLTTNHMTVVKACICGKIKEVDNSSETKSLFSELPDSVMTMLLQAIFNNTGGDVVVNKDGKREILGTPTETAILELGLSLDGDFQEVRKASTLVKVEPFNSAKKRMGVVIQLPGGAFRAHCKGASEIILASCSKYLNDQGVVVPLDSATVAHLNATIDSFANEALRTLCLAYIEVGDGFSANDPIPEDGYTCIGIVGIKDPVRPGVKESVAICRSAGITVRMVTGDNINTAKAIARECGILTEGGLAIEGPDFRTRSAEELNELIPKIQVMARSSPLDKHTLVKQLRTTFDEVVAVTGDGTNDAPALHEADIGLAMGIAGTEVAKESADVIILDDNFSTIVTVAKWGRSVYINIQKFVQFQLTVNVVALVVNFSSACLTGSAPLTAVQLLWVNMIMDTLGALALATEPPNDELMKRTPVGRKGNFISNIMWRNIMGQAIYQFIVIWYLQTEGKSLFGLKGDDSDLVLNTLIFNCFVFCQVFNEVSSREMERINVFKGILDNNVFVAVLGSTVIFQIIIVQFLGDFANTTPLSFKQWFSCIVIGFIGMPIAAIVKLIPVGSN, via the exons ATGGAGAACTACCTCAACGAGAACTTCGGGGGCGTCATGCCCAAGCACTCCTCCGACGAGGCGCTCGGCCGATGGCGCAAGGTCGTCGGCGTCGTCAAGAACCCCAAGCGCAGGTTCCGCTTCACCGCTAACCTCGGCAAGCGATCCGAGGCTGCCGCCATGAAGCGGACCAACCAG GAGAAGCTGCGTGTTGCCGTGCTTGTTTCGAAGGCTGCACTTCAGTTCATCCACG GTCTTGCCCCCCAGACTGAGTACACAGTCCCTGCGGACGTCAAGGCAGCAGGCTATGGCATCTGCGCCGAGGAACTGAGCTCGGTTGTCGAGAGCCACGACCTCAAGAAGCTTAAAGCACATGGTGGCACCGAGGGCCTCTTATCGAAGGTGTCTACCTCAGAATCTGATGGCGTCAGCACGTCCAAGGGCAAGCTTGCGTCCCGGCAGGAGATCTTTGGCATCAACAAGTTTGCCGAGACAGAGTCCCGAAGCTTCTGGGTCTTCGTCTGGGAGGCCCTCCAGGATATGACGCTTATGATCCTTGCTGCATGCGCgttcttctcgctcctcgttggcatTGCCACTGAGGGGTGGCCCAAGGGCGCACATGATGGCCTTGGCATTGTGGCCAGTATTCTTCTGGTTGTGTTTGTCACTGCGACAAGCGACTACCGGCAGTCCCTGCAGTTCAAGGAccttgacaaggagaagaagaagatcactGTGCAGGTCACCCGGAGTGGGTACCGGCAGAAGCTCTCGATATACGATCTTCTTGTCGGTGACATTGTGCACCTTTCTATTGGTGATCAAGTACCAGCTGACGGTTTGTTTGTATCTGGGTTCTCATTGCTGATTAATGAATCAAGCCTGACTGGGGAGAGTGAGCCAGTTGCTGTCAATGCCGAGAACCCATTCCTTCTGTCAGGCACGAAAGTGCAAGATGGTTCTTGCAAGATGCTCGTCACCACAGTCGGCATGAGGACCCAATGGGGTAAACTCATGGCCACCCTAACTGAAGGTGGGGATGATGAGACGCCATTACAGGTCAAGCTGAACGGCGTTGCCACCATCATTGGCAAAATAGGCCTTGTCTTTGCAGTCGTCACATTTGCAGTGCTCACAGAAAGCCTGTTCCGGCGCAAGATCATGGATGGCTCGTACTTGAGTTGGACTGGTGATGATGCACTGGAGCTGCTTGAGTTCTTTGCTATTGCTGTTACTATTGTCGTCGTAGCAGTTCCTGAAGGCTTACCGCTCGCTGTGACCTTGAGCCTTGCATTTGccatgaagaagatgatgaatgATAAGGCACTTGTCAGACACCTTGCAGCTTGTGAGACCATGGGCTCAGCAACCTCCATTTGCAGTGACAAGACTGGCACACTCACAACTAATCACATGACTGTTGTCAAGGCTTGCATCTGTGGCAAAATTAAAGAAGTAGATAATTCTTCTGAGACCAAGAGCCTATTCTCTGAGTTACCAGATTCTGTCATGACAATGCTCTTGCAGGCCATATTTAACAACACCGGTGGTGACGTTGTCGTAAACAAGGATGGCAAACGCGAAATACTGGGCACACCAACTGAGACAGCAATTCTAGAGCTTGGCCTGTCACTCGATGGAGATTTCCAGGAGGTGCGAAAAGCAAGCACCCTTGTCAAAGTCGAGCCATTTAACTCAGCGAAGAAGAGAATGGGAGTGGTCATCCAGCTGCCCGGGGGTGCATTCCGTGCCCACTGCAAAGGCGCATCAGAGATCATATTGGCATCTTGCAGCAAGTACCTGAATGATCAAGGAGTTGTTGTCCCCCTTGATAGTGCAACTGTTGCTCACTTGAATGCTACGATTGATAGCTTTGCAAACGAGGCACTTCGTACTCTGTGCCTTGCCTACATAGAAGTCGGTGATGGGTTCTCAGCTAATGATCCGATTCCCGAGGATGGGTACACATGCATTGGCATTGTGGGGATTAAAGATCCAGTGCGTCCGGGTGTGAAGGAATCCGTCGCAATCTGCAGGTCAGCTGGTATTACTGTCAGGATGGTCACAGGTGACAACATCAACACAGCAAAGGCAATTGCCCGGGAATGCGGCATTTTGACTGAAGGTGGTCTTGCCATTGAAGGCCCAGATTTTAGAACTAGGAGTGCAGAAGAACTGAATGAATTGATACCAAAGATACAG GTAATGGCTAGATCTTCACCACTTGACAAGCACACCTTGGTGAAGCAACTTCGGACTACATTTGATGAAGTTGTTGCAGTAACGGGTGATGGAACAAACGATGCCCCTGCACTTCATGAGGCTGATATTGGACTTGCAATGGGCATTGCTGGAACTGAG GTTGCAAAAGAGAGTGCCGATGTCATTATTCTTGATGACAACTTCTCAACTATAGTCACCGTTGCTAAATGGGGTCGGTCAGTGTACATCAATATTCAGAAGTTTGTGCAGTTTCAACTGACAGTCAATGTGGTTGCTCTTGTTGTGAACTTCTCATCAGCTTGCTTGACAG GGAGTGCTCCCCTTACTGCTGTCCAGTTGCTCTGGGTCAACATGATCATGGACACACTAGGAGCATTGGCATTGGCCACAGAACCTCCAAACGATGAACTGATGAAACGGACTCCTGTTGGAAGGAAAGGAAACTTTATCAGCAACATTATGTGGAGGAACATCATGGGACAGGCAATCTAccagttcattgttatttggtatcTGCAGACAGAAGGAAAGTCGTTGTTTGGACTCAAGGGTGATGACTCTGATCTAGTCTTGAACACTCTCATCTTCAATTGCTTTGTGTTCTGCCAG GTGTTCAATGAGGTGAGCTCTAGGGAGATGGAGAGGATAAATGTATTCAAAGGCATTCTAGACAACAACGTGTTCGTGGCCGTGCTTGGCAGCACTGTCATATTCCAGATCATAATCGTGCAATTCCTTGGTGATTTCGCGAACACTACCCCGCTCTCATTCAAGCAGTGGTTCTCCTGCATCGTCATCGGCTTCATAGGCATGCCTATCGCTGCGATTGTCAAGCTAATCCCTGTCGGTTCAAATTAG